Proteins encoded by one window of Bradyrhizobium sp. B097:
- a CDS encoding type II toxin-antitoxin system antitoxin SocA domain-containing protein, whose amino-acid sequence MYEARKICNFLLANFDAVEFDLTNLRINKLLFFIQAGALREMPDGLIRNHFEAWQYGPVIKPVFDAFKIHKDNPITGPAQFLDYASGQRIPVPYDDVREEHQKIIVREFNAYSRFTTGQLVSLSHEANGPWDIVYKAHLADPTLSPRIPNQLIREHFAGERKSTVRH is encoded by the coding sequence ATGTATGAAGCTCGCAAGATATGCAACTTCCTTCTGGCGAATTTCGACGCGGTCGAGTTCGATCTGACAAATTTGCGGATCAACAAGTTACTGTTTTTCATTCAGGCGGGCGCGCTGAGGGAGATGCCCGATGGTCTGATCCGAAATCATTTTGAGGCTTGGCAATACGGGCCGGTGATTAAACCGGTCTTCGACGCGTTCAAAATCCACAAAGACAACCCGATCACCGGGCCTGCTCAATTCCTGGACTATGCGTCAGGTCAACGCATTCCGGTGCCGTATGATGACGTTCGAGAAGAGCATCAGAAGATCATTGTTCGCGAATTCAATGCCTACAGCCGGTTCACAACCGGCCAACTGGTATCGCTCTCTCATGAGGCAAATGGCCCTTGGGACATCGTGTATAAGGCGCACCTCGCAGACCCAACGCTGAGCCCGCGTATTCCGAACCAACTAATCCGCGAGCATTTTGCCGGGGAACGGAAATCCACAGTTCGCCATTAA
- a CDS encoding DUF2950 domain-containing protein — protein sequence MTGTSYLRLDRLAWIGIAAAAAFALLLSPARAQQGFPNPEDAASALATAVKAGTSRAMLKVLGRDAVDIIESGDDVADANARERFLSAYDARHSIKADGNKKATLILGPDDFPFPIPLVSNQDGWSFDAAAGRREILYRRIGRNELAAIQTCLAYVDAQNEYAEKDRGEGVGTYAQRIVSRPGKTDGLFWRDDKDPSPLGELAAQAAAEGYKVGEQPEPYHGYYYRILKAQGSDAPGGALNYVVKGKMIGGFALVAWPAEHGNSGVMTFLVNHAGTVFQKDLGSRTDFLAKRMIVFDPDQTWKKVDPTNP from the coding sequence ATGACAGGCACTTCGTACTTGCGATTGGATCGCCTGGCTTGGATCGGCATCGCGGCGGCCGCAGCATTCGCCTTGCTACTCTCTCCCGCTCGCGCCCAGCAGGGCTTCCCCAATCCGGAAGATGCGGCGTCCGCCTTGGCAACCGCCGTCAAAGCCGGCACGAGCCGAGCCATGCTGAAGGTGCTCGGCCGCGATGCTGTCGATATCATCGAGTCCGGCGACGATGTCGCCGACGCCAATGCGCGAGAGCGCTTTCTGTCGGCCTACGACGCCAGGCATTCGATCAAGGCCGACGGCAACAAGAAGGCCACCCTGATTCTGGGGCCGGACGATTTCCCGTTCCCGATCCCTCTCGTCAGCAACCAGGACGGCTGGAGTTTTGATGCGGCTGCGGGGCGTCGCGAAATCCTCTATCGCAGGATTGGCCGCAACGAGCTTGCGGCGATCCAGACCTGCCTCGCCTACGTCGACGCGCAGAATGAATATGCCGAGAAGGATCGCGGCGAGGGTGTGGGCACCTACGCCCAGCGCATCGTCAGCAGGCCGGGCAAGACCGACGGCTTGTTCTGGCGCGACGACAAGGACCCGAGCCCGCTCGGTGAGCTGGCGGCCCAGGCCGCGGCGGAAGGCTACAAGGTCGGCGAGCAGCCCGAGCCCTACCACGGATACTACTATCGGATCCTGAAGGCGCAGGGCTCCGATGCTCCGGGCGGCGCGCTGAACTATGTCGTGAAGGGCAAGATGATCGGTGGATTTGCACTGGTCGCCTGGCCCGCCGAGCACGGCAATTCCGGCGTCATGACCTTCCTGGTCAACCACGCAGGTACTGTCTTTCAAAAGGATCTCGGTTCACGCACCGATTTCCTCGCCAAGCGCATGATCGTCTTCGATCCGGATCAAACCTGGAAGAAGGTCGACCCTACAAATCCTTGA
- a CDS encoding DUF3300 domain-containing protein yields the protein MFRWGKTLLAIALMSVTPVAALAQTADKPPAQASQPAAAATQPADQLLKPEQLEALVAPIALYPDSLLANVLAASTYPLEVVQADRWLKERKSLKGDALKAEVDKQAWDDSVKALASTADVLSMMSDKIDWTKNLGDAVLAQQADVMDAIQRLRSKAQANNKLVTTKQQKVSVQTQENKQVIVIEQTDPDTVYVPYYDPATVYGAWPYASYPPYYFGYPSYIGAGVIAAGLAFGAGWAIGRWGNYWGGGCNWGNRNVYVNHFSRTNNIANGWQHNIAHRQGVRYNNSSVQQRFGGNNNRAGVSDRMNYRGRDGQQVLNPGGDRAGGADRAGDRGGDRAGDRARGGDRAGAGNKAKGVGDRAKAANRGSAGNRAAAANRGGSSRGGAMNVSSGRAAAAASARGRSSMASMPRGGGASFAGRGGGGGFHGGGGGGFRGGGGGGGFRGGGGGGRRSDIALKHDIELLGYLANGLGYYRFSYLGSNKAYVGVMAQEVEQVMPAAVTRGADGYLRVYYDKLGLKFRSYHDWLAAGAKIPSPSEASR from the coding sequence ATGTTCCGTTGGGGCAAGACCCTGCTTGCGATTGCGCTGATGTCGGTAACGCCCGTTGCCGCATTGGCGCAGACTGCCGACAAGCCGCCGGCCCAGGCCAGCCAGCCGGCCGCCGCAGCAACGCAGCCGGCCGATCAACTCCTGAAGCCGGAGCAACTGGAAGCCCTGGTGGCGCCGATTGCGCTTTATCCGGACTCGCTGCTGGCCAATGTGCTGGCGGCTTCGACCTATCCGCTCGAGGTCGTCCAGGCCGATCGCTGGCTGAAGGAGCGCAAGAGCCTGAAAGGGGATGCGCTCAAGGCCGAGGTCGACAAGCAGGCCTGGGATGACAGCGTAAAGGCACTCGCAAGCACCGCTGACGTGCTGTCGATGATGAGCGACAAGATCGATTGGACAAAGAATCTGGGCGATGCCGTGCTGGCCCAACAGGCTGACGTCATGGACGCGATCCAGCGGCTGCGCAGCAAGGCGCAGGCCAACAACAAGCTGGTGACGACCAAGCAGCAGAAGGTCAGCGTCCAGACCCAGGAGAACAAGCAGGTCATTGTCATCGAGCAGACCGATCCGGACACGGTCTACGTTCCCTACTACGATCCGGCCACGGTCTACGGCGCGTGGCCATACGCTTCGTACCCGCCGTACTATTTCGGCTATCCGTCCTATATCGGCGCCGGTGTGATCGCGGCAGGCCTTGCCTTCGGCGCCGGATGGGCGATCGGGCGCTGGGGCAATTATTGGGGTGGCGGCTGCAACTGGGGCAATCGCAACGTCTATGTGAACCATTTCAGCAGAACCAACAATATTGCGAACGGCTGGCAGCACAATATCGCGCATCGCCAGGGCGTTCGCTACAACAACAGCAGCGTCCAGCAGCGCTTCGGCGGCAACAACAATCGTGCCGGCGTCAGCGACCGGATGAACTATCGCGGCCGCGACGGTCAGCAGGTTCTCAACCCGGGCGGCGATCGCGCGGGTGGCGCAGATCGAGCAGGAGACCGCGGCGGCGATCGCGCCGGAGATCGCGCCAGAGGTGGCGACCGCGCCGGTGCCGGCAACAAGGCCAAGGGCGTCGGCGATCGCGCAAAGGCCGCCAACCGTGGCAGTGCCGGTAACCGCGCCGCTGCGGCTAATCGCGGCGGCAGCAGTCGCGGCGGCGCCATGAACGTGTCGTCCGGACGGGCAGCCGCGGCGGCATCGGCGCGCGGGCGATCGAGTATGGCCAGCATGCCGCGCGGCGGCGGCGCAAGCTTCGCCGGCCGTGGTGGCGGCGGAGGCTTCCATGGCGGCGGCGGAGGTGGTTTCCGAGGCGGCGGAGGAGGTGGCGGCTTCCGCGGCGGCGGTGGCGGCGGGCGGCGTTCCGACATCGCGCTCAAGCACGATATCGAACTGCTTGGCTATCTCGCCAACGGCCTCGGCTATTACCGCTTCAGCTATCTCGGCAGCAACAAGGCCTATGTCGGCGTGATGGCGCAGGAGGTCGAGCAAGTGATGCCGGCGGCGGTGACACGCGGCGCCGACGGCTATCTCAGGGTCTATTACGACAAGCTCGGTCTCAAGTTCCGCAGCTACCACGACTGGCTTGCCGCTGGTGCGAAGATTCCATCCCCGTCGGAGGCTTCACGATGA
- a CDS encoding TAXI family TRAP transporter solute-binding subunit, protein MPRSLRIAVVVGLVLMLGGASLFAYRWHLRPTTLTVAVGSLDGEANKLISAIAGKLAESKATVRLRLVQTTGPLESAATFASGKVDLAVVRGDVGDLSQAQAVIVLAHAAVLIVAPPGASISDVTELKRTTLGVIGFDTNQKLIKVLSDEYDLARAGVTFKPLLPSDARRALETKEVRAILLVIPLTEKYLSLLRGVLPHTSRTGPVMIAIESAGAIAEKERAYESFDVPKGTLRGSPPIPPDDLTTLRTSFYLVAQKKLGNDLIGDLTQAIMTARHDLLAELPGLAQIVTPDTDADAYIPVHPGAAAFYEGTRESVLDRWGNAIFLAPMIAGGLASVLAAAWKFLRPVETKSRQEALDMLYALGPRIRAAEHVPELEEIEREIDQVLRTQRSQPVGDDKSERAVTAVNVAAHRLESLIHDRRAHLASRQEGQVGS, encoded by the coding sequence TTGCCAAGGTCGTTGCGCATCGCCGTGGTCGTCGGGCTCGTGCTGATGCTCGGGGGTGCCAGCCTATTCGCCTATCGCTGGCATCTTCGACCGACAACGCTCACGGTCGCCGTCGGTTCGCTCGATGGCGAGGCGAACAAGCTCATTTCGGCGATCGCCGGCAAGCTCGCGGAGTCGAAGGCGACGGTCCGGCTTCGCCTGGTCCAGACCACGGGGCCGCTCGAGTCTGCCGCTACGTTCGCGTCCGGAAAGGTCGACCTTGCGGTGGTGCGTGGCGATGTCGGCGACCTGTCACAGGCCCAGGCCGTGATCGTGCTGGCCCATGCCGCCGTGCTGATCGTTGCTCCGCCCGGGGCCTCGATATCTGACGTGACGGAGCTGAAGCGCACCACGCTCGGCGTGATCGGGTTCGACACCAATCAGAAGCTGATCAAGGTGTTATCGGACGAGTACGATCTTGCGCGCGCAGGCGTGACGTTCAAGCCGCTTCTGCCCTCGGACGCGCGCCGGGCGCTGGAAACCAAGGAAGTCCGCGCCATCCTGCTCGTGATTCCCCTGACCGAGAAATATCTGTCCCTCCTGCGGGGCGTTCTCCCGCACACATCGCGAACCGGCCCTGTGATGATTGCCATCGAGTCCGCGGGCGCGATTGCCGAAAAGGAGCGAGCCTACGAAAGCTTTGACGTGCCCAAGGGAACATTGCGGGGCTCGCCGCCAATTCCCCCCGATGACCTGACGACGCTGCGGACCTCGTTCTACCTGGTGGCGCAGAAGAAGCTTGGCAACGACCTGATCGGCGACCTGACCCAGGCGATCATGACCGCACGGCACGATCTGCTTGCTGAATTGCCCGGGCTGGCGCAGATCGTGACGCCCGACACCGATGCAGATGCCTACATCCCCGTACATCCGGGCGCGGCCGCGTTCTACGAGGGCACCCGGGAGAGCGTTCTCGATCGATGGGGAAATGCGATTTTCCTGGCGCCGATGATCGCGGGGGGCCTTGCATCGGTGCTTGCCGCGGCCTGGAAATTTCTCCGGCCGGTCGAGACTAAGAGCCGCCAGGAAGCGCTCGACATGCTCTATGCGCTGGGACCTCGGATCCGGGCGGCCGAGCATGTGCCGGAGCTGGAAGAGATCGAGCGCGAAATCGACCAGGTGCTGCGGACGCAGCGCAGCCAGCCGGTCGGGGACGACAAGAGCGAGCGTGCCGTCACCGCGGTGAACGTTGCGGCCCATCGGCTCGAAAGCCTGATCCACGATCGCCGCGCCCATCTTGCGTCGCGGCAAGAGGGCCAGGTCGGAAGCTGA
- a CDS encoding biotin/lipoyl-binding protein yields MLELMICSLVTILPDYLYRRYRQGKRFGKEITFFSVWYELRWGITGCLMLTISLITMIFYFHPSTTSAAIYFRTVPILPEGSGRVVEVNVDFTAPVKKGDVLFRLDSSKQEAALETARRKIAEVDASLISAQADVVKADAQIGEAKASLQQAKDELDVKSELQRRNPGIVPQRDIEKLQVLVDQRQSGVDATNAVKESATLRVSTLLPAEKASAEAAQAQAQVDLDKTFVRAGVDGRVEQFAVRPGDLVAQIMRPAGVLIPDEAGRNRLQAGFGQIEAQVMKPGMVAEATCMSKPWVIIPLVVTSVQDFIAAGQFRATELLIDPQNLQKPGSILVFLEPLYKDGLDGVTPGSSCIVNAYTSNHDVIADPKTGALKGFALHAVDATALVHALLLRIQALLLPIQTLVLSGH; encoded by the coding sequence ATGCTTGAGCTCATGATCTGCTCGCTGGTGACGATCCTGCCGGATTACCTCTACCGCCGCTATCGGCAAGGCAAGCGGTTCGGCAAGGAGATCACGTTCTTCTCTGTCTGGTACGAACTGAGATGGGGCATCACCGGCTGCCTGATGCTCACGATCTCCCTGATCACGATGATCTTCTACTTCCATCCCTCGACAACCTCCGCGGCGATCTACTTCAGGACCGTGCCGATCCTGCCCGAAGGTTCCGGCCGCGTCGTCGAGGTCAATGTCGACTTCACTGCGCCGGTGAAGAAGGGCGACGTTCTGTTCCGGCTCGATAGTTCGAAGCAAGAGGCTGCGCTCGAGACCGCCAGGCGAAAGATCGCCGAGGTGGATGCGTCGCTGATCTCGGCGCAGGCCGATGTCGTCAAGGCGGACGCTCAGATCGGGGAGGCAAAAGCCTCATTGCAGCAGGCCAAGGACGAACTCGATGTGAAGAGCGAATTGCAGCGCCGCAATCCCGGCATTGTGCCGCAGCGTGACATCGAGAAGCTGCAGGTGCTGGTTGATCAGCGGCAGTCCGGCGTCGATGCGACTAACGCCGTCAAGGAATCGGCGACGTTGCGCGTCTCCACACTCCTGCCGGCCGAGAAGGCGAGCGCCGAGGCCGCGCAGGCGCAGGCGCAGGTGGATCTCGACAAGACGTTCGTCCGTGCCGGCGTCGATGGCCGCGTCGAGCAATTCGCCGTTCGCCCCGGAGACCTTGTCGCCCAGATCATGCGGCCGGCCGGAGTCCTGATACCGGACGAAGCGGGCCGCAACAGGTTGCAGGCGGGGTTCGGGCAGATCGAGGCCCAGGTGATGAAGCCGGGCATGGTTGCGGAAGCCACGTGCATGTCGAAACCCTGGGTGATCATTCCGCTGGTCGTCACCAGCGTGCAGGATTTCATCGCCGCCGGTCAGTTTCGGGCCACCGAGCTGCTGATCGACCCGCAGAACCTGCAAAAGCCGGGTTCGATCCTCGTGTTTCTTGAGCCGCTCTACAAGGACGGCCTGGATGGCGTGACGCCGGGCAGCAGTTGCATCGTCAATGCCTACACCAGCAACCATGACGTGATTGCCGATCCGAAAACCGGCGCGTTGAAGGGTTTTGCCCTGCACGCCGTCGACGCGACCGCACTCGTTCATGCACTGCTGCTGCGGATCCAGGCTCTGCTGCTGCCGATCCAGACGCTGGTGCTCAGTGGTCATTGA
- the ppk2 gene encoding polyphosphate kinase 2 has protein sequence MAKENSSGKMKRKPYEEELHKLQIQLCHLQEWVKANKLRVIILFEGRDAAGKGGTIKALTEKVSPRVFRVVALPAPSDREKSQLFIQRYMQQFPAAGEIVIFDRSWYNRAGVEYVMGFCTPAEHKRFLSLCPQMEQYIIEGGIILIKLWLEVGMDEQERRFRARIDDPLRQWKLSPMDTESYRRWYDYSRARDLMFKATSSKHAPWHIIRSDDKRRARLNCIAHLLKTIPYGRVRRDKVKLPRRAGKGRYNDQAGLRGMKFVEERY, from the coding sequence ATGGCGAAGGAAAATTCCTCCGGAAAGATGAAGCGCAAGCCTTATGAGGAAGAGCTGCACAAGCTGCAGATCCAGCTCTGCCATCTCCAGGAATGGGTGAAGGCGAACAAGCTCAGGGTCATCATCCTGTTCGAGGGGCGCGATGCGGCCGGCAAGGGCGGAACCATCAAGGCCCTGACCGAGAAGGTCAGCCCGCGCGTATTTCGCGTGGTCGCCCTGCCCGCGCCATCCGATCGTGAGAAGTCCCAGCTCTTCATCCAGCGCTACATGCAGCAGTTTCCGGCCGCCGGCGAAATCGTGATCTTCGATCGCAGCTGGTACAATCGCGCGGGCGTCGAATATGTGATGGGATTCTGTACGCCGGCGGAGCACAAGCGGTTCCTCTCGCTCTGCCCGCAAATGGAACAATACATCATCGAGGGCGGCATCATCCTGATCAAGCTATGGCTCGAGGTCGGGATGGACGAACAGGAACGCCGCTTCAGGGCGCGGATCGACGATCCGCTGCGGCAGTGGAAGCTGAGCCCGATGGACACCGAATCCTACCGGCGCTGGTACGACTATTCCCGGGCACGTGACCTGATGTTCAAGGCGACGAGCTCGAAGCATGCGCCCTGGCACATCATCCGTTCCGACGACAAGCGGCGCGCACGACTGAACTGCATTGCGCACCTCCTGAAGACGATCCCCTACGGACGGGTCAGGCGTGACAAGGTGAAACTGCCAAGGCGCGCCGGCAAAGGACGCTACAACGATCAGGCCGGTCTGCGGGGGATGAAGTTCGTCGAGGAACGCTACTGA
- a CDS encoding decarboxylase, translating to MANDAKPAQQRIDQFFSGPGGRADNWRDLVEAAKRWSGGGDRAPYDAALSALAVTEEFHGYPGLRLMTALKEAAAAGDAATSHMLSTRIAQALQTKSFRQHAGDWSTQDDGNGDVPDLLPPTLGQSAARRPYFETLIVTGVPASNWPGLLAEWRRLRRPVDAFIYEPVVVGNLEDAFCAAMLNPNIAAVVINEGFGLRSRHDAPVLRAMTGAMGLNDESDASALRLAHILKRIRPELDLYLMSNRDVEELAGNPEADVVRRVFYSVEDILELHLSILEGVQDRFDTPFFDNLKKYAQRPIGTFHALPIARGKSVFKSDWIRDMGEFYGLNLFLAESSATTGGLDSMLEPTGNIKKAQEKAARALGADRVYFVTNGTSTSNKMAVQALLGPGDIAIVDRNCHKSHHYGMVLAGAQPLYVEAFPMTEYSMYGAVPLKTIKQALLNAKADGRLDRVKMIDLTNCTFDGHIYNTRRVMEECLAIKPDLIFLWDEAWFGFARFSPFLRRRTAMGAANEIEAWMRDPKSVAAYEKQQAELGKSPSDEVLLKTRLIPDPRQIRLRVYQTNSTHKSMSAIRQGSMLAVKDIEFHTVEAQFKEAVFTHASTSPNQQLIASLDVSRRQMELEGYGLVANAMEIAFAIRNAVNTNPLISRYFRVLGADAMVPKEYRQSGFTDYLADGTNWASALKSLNDDEFCLDPTRMTLVCGTAGYDGTQFKGLLASRYNIQVNKTSRNSVLIQSNINNTRSDVAHLVRVLAEISGEIDRGLAKGGANARADFDARVNSLMKDVPDLPNFSHFHETYRGDAGTRTNEGDIRSGFYSAYDAAGCEYIRLNDPEIDRRLKSGPALVSASFVIPYPPGFPIMVPGQVITQETIDFMRKLDVKEIHGYDAAEGLKLVTTEALTRMGKPKASAPKLKAAS from the coding sequence ATGGCCAACGACGCGAAGCCGGCACAGCAGCGCATCGATCAATTCTTCTCCGGACCCGGCGGACGCGCCGACAATTGGCGCGATCTGGTCGAGGCGGCAAAGCGGTGGAGCGGCGGCGGCGACCGTGCGCCGTATGACGCGGCGCTGTCGGCGCTTGCGGTCACGGAGGAGTTTCACGGCTACCCGGGCCTGCGCCTGATGACGGCGCTGAAGGAAGCCGCCGCGGCGGGGGACGCCGCAACCTCGCACATGCTTTCGACGCGGATCGCGCAGGCACTTCAGACCAAATCCTTCCGCCAGCACGCCGGGGACTGGAGCACGCAGGACGACGGCAATGGCGACGTTCCCGATCTGCTGCCGCCAACTCTCGGACAATCGGCGGCGCGCCGTCCCTACTTCGAGACCCTGATCGTGACCGGGGTGCCAGCCAGCAATTGGCCGGGACTCCTGGCAGAATGGCGCAGGCTGCGGCGTCCAGTCGACGCCTTCATCTATGAGCCCGTGGTGGTGGGCAATCTCGAGGACGCTTTCTGCGCGGCAATGCTGAACCCCAACATTGCGGCGGTGGTGATCAATGAAGGCTTTGGGTTGCGCTCGCGCCACGACGCGCCTGTGCTTCGTGCCATGACCGGCGCCATGGGGCTCAACGACGAGTCCGATGCGTCCGCGCTGCGGCTGGCCCATATCCTGAAGCGGATCCGTCCCGAGCTTGATCTCTACCTGATGTCCAATCGCGACGTCGAGGAGTTGGCCGGCAATCCCGAAGCCGACGTGGTGCGCCGGGTGTTCTACTCGGTCGAGGATATTCTCGAATTGCACCTTTCAATTCTGGAAGGGGTGCAGGATCGCTTCGACACGCCGTTCTTCGACAATCTGAAGAAATACGCGCAGCGGCCGATCGGGACCTTCCACGCGCTGCCGATCGCGCGGGGCAAGTCCGTGTTCAAGTCGGACTGGATCCGCGACATGGGCGAATTCTACGGGCTGAACCTGTTCCTTGCCGAGAGCAGCGCCACCACCGGCGGCCTCGACAGCATGCTGGAGCCGACCGGCAACATCAAGAAAGCGCAGGAGAAGGCCGCGCGCGCACTCGGCGCCGATCGCGTCTACTTCGTGACCAACGGCACCTCGACCTCCAACAAGATGGCAGTGCAGGCGCTGCTGGGTCCCGGCGACATCGCTATCGTCGATCGCAACTGCCACAAGTCGCACCACTACGGCATGGTGCTGGCTGGCGCGCAGCCGCTTTACGTCGAGGCGTTCCCGATGACGGAATACTCGATGTACGGCGCGGTGCCTCTGAAGACGATCAAGCAGGCGCTGCTGAACGCGAAAGCCGATGGCCGGCTCGACCGGGTCAAGATGATCGACCTGACCAATTGCACCTTCGACGGTCACATCTACAACACGCGGCGAGTGATGGAGGAATGCCTCGCGATCAAGCCCGACCTGATCTTCCTCTGGGACGAGGCCTGGTTCGGCTTCGCGCGGTTCTCGCCATTCCTGAGACGGCGAACCGCGATGGGTGCGGCGAACGAGATCGAAGCCTGGATGCGCGATCCAAAATCGGTTGCGGCCTACGAGAAGCAGCAGGCCGAACTCGGCAAGAGCCCGTCGGACGAGGTACTGCTCAAGACCAGGCTGATTCCCGATCCGCGTCAGATCCGGTTGCGGGTCTACCAGACCAACTCGACGCACAAGTCGATGTCGGCGATCCGGCAGGGCTCGATGCTGGCCGTCAAGGACATCGAATTCCACACCGTCGAGGCGCAGTTCAAGGAAGCCGTGTTCACGCACGCATCGACCAGTCCGAACCAGCAGCTGATTGCGAGCCTCGACGTCTCGCGTCGCCAGATGGAGCTCGAGGGTTATGGATTGGTGGCCAATGCGATGGAGATCGCGTTCGCGATCCGCAATGCGGTCAATACCAATCCGCTGATTTCCCGGTATTTCCGCGTTCTGGGTGCGGATGCAATGGTCCCCAAGGAGTATCGCCAGAGCGGGTTCACCGACTATCTGGCGGATGGCACCAACTGGGCGAGCGCGCTGAAGAGCCTGAACGACGACGAGTTCTGCCTCGATCCGACCCGCATGACGCTGGTCTGCGGTACCGCCGGATACGATGGAACGCAGTTCAAGGGCCTGCTCGCCAGCCGCTACAACATCCAGGTCAACAAGACCTCGCGCAACTCGGTGCTGATCCAGTCCAACATCAACAATACGCGGAGCGACGTCGCGCATCTGGTCCGGGTGCTGGCCGAAATCTCCGGCGAAATCGATCGGGGCCTCGCCAAAGGCGGAGCGAACGCCAGGGCCGATTTCGACGCGCGGGTCAACAGCCTGATGAAGGACGTGCCAGACCTGCCGAACTTCTCGCATTTCCACGAGACTTATCGCGGCGATGCCGGCACCCGGACGAACGAGGGCGACATCCGCAGCGGATTCTATTCAGCGTATGATGCCGCCGGATGCGAATACATTCGCCTGAACGATCCCGAAATCGACAGGCGCCTGAAGAGCGGGCCCGCGCTCGTCTCCGCGAGCTTCGTGATCCCGTATCCGCCGGGCTTCCCGATCATGGTCCCTGGCCAGGTCATCACGCAGGAGACGATCGACTTCATGCGCAAGCTCGATGTGAAGGAGATCCATGGCTATGACGCGGCCGAGGGCCTGAAGCTCGTGACGACCGAGGCTCTCACCAGGATGGGCAAGCCGAAGGCGTCAGCGCCGAAGCTCAAGGCTGCATCATAG
- a CDS encoding SulP family inorganic anion transporter → MSIQGETSWVRRFPPANWLADYRASWLGGDAIAGVTLAAYAIPVSLAYAGLAGLPPQIGVYGYLLGGVGYALLGSSRQLAVGPTSAISLMIAGAVGILAGGDATRYGQIVSLVAFSVAALCLIAWLLRLSLLVRLISDSILVGFKAGAGLTIIMSQLPSLFGVAGGGHNFFDRAIKLAGQLGDTRPLVLGIGAAATVLLLLGERRLPGRPVGLAVVALSILTVSVLGLADMGLPVTGKIPTGLPSLALPTFGLLEFDDLFPIAAGCLVLAYVEGVSAARSFAAKHGYALDVRQEFLGLGAANLAAAFGHGYPVAGGLSQSAVNDAAGARTPLALVFCSATLALCLLFFTGLLTNLPKTVLAAIVFSAVYKLVDIPALARMWRISRIDFYAAVIALVSVLFLGILQGVLLAAIATIFLLLLRASQPNIAFLGRLPGSGRYSDRARHDDVETLTGIIAFRPETSLLYVNAETIFETVLAALRTSPDVKLVACDLSASPFIDLAGSRMLHDLHQETASRGITFCIVGAHAQLRDLLQADGLADKTDSADWMRTLDSVLDNRKPPANT, encoded by the coding sequence ATGTCGATCCAGGGCGAGACAAGTTGGGTCCGACGGTTTCCGCCGGCGAACTGGCTTGCCGACTATCGCGCCTCCTGGCTGGGCGGCGACGCCATCGCCGGGGTCACGCTGGCGGCCTACGCGATCCCGGTGTCGCTGGCCTATGCGGGCCTCGCCGGTCTGCCGCCGCAGATCGGCGTCTATGGCTACCTGCTTGGCGGCGTGGGTTACGCGTTGCTGGGTTCATCCCGGCAACTCGCGGTCGGACCAACCTCGGCGATCTCGCTGATGATCGCCGGCGCCGTCGGCATATTGGCCGGCGGCGATGCCACGCGTTACGGACAGATCGTCAGCCTCGTTGCCTTCAGCGTCGCGGCGCTCTGCCTGATCGCCTGGCTGTTGAGGCTCAGCCTGCTGGTGCGGTTGATCAGCGACAGCATCCTGGTCGGCTTCAAGGCCGGGGCAGGGCTCACCATCATCATGAGCCAGCTGCCGAGCCTGTTCGGCGTGGCAGGCGGCGGCCACAATTTTTTCGACCGCGCGATCAAGCTGGCCGGCCAGTTGGGCGATACCCGGCCGCTGGTGCTCGGCATCGGTGCGGCTGCGACCGTGCTGCTCCTGCTCGGCGAGCGCAGGCTGCCGGGAAGGCCCGTTGGGCTCGCCGTGGTGGCGCTCTCGATCCTCACGGTCTCCGTCCTTGGACTTGCGGACATGGGATTGCCGGTGACCGGAAAGATCCCGACCGGGTTGCCAAGCCTTGCGCTGCCGACGTTCGGCTTGCTCGAATTTGACGATCTGTTTCCCATCGCCGCCGGATGCCTTGTGCTGGCTTACGTGGAAGGCGTGTCCGCCGCGCGAAGCTTTGCGGCAAAGCACGGTTATGCACTCGATGTCCGGCAGGAGTTTCTGGGGCTCGGCGCGGCCAATCTCGCTGCGGCGTTCGGGCACGGTTATCCCGTCGCCGGCGGGCTGTCGCAGTCAGCCGTGAATGACGCTGCCGGCGCGCGGACGCCGTTGGCCCTCGTGTTCTGTTCGGCAACCCTTGCACTCTGCCTGCTGTTTTTCACGGGTCTTCTGACCAATCTGCCGAAGACCGTGCTTGCCGCGATCGTCTTTTCGGCGGTCTACAAATTGGTCGATATTCCGGCACTCGCCAGGATGTGGCGGATCAGCCGGATCGATTTCTATGCGGCGGTCATCGCGCTCGTATCCGTGCTGTTCCTCGGGATCCTGCAGGGCGTGCTGCTGGCCGCCATCGCCACTATCTTCCTGCTGCTGTTGCGCGCGTCCCAGCCGAATATCGCGTTTCTCGGCCGTCTGCCTGGTAGCGGCCGCTATTCCGACCGGGCGCGGCACGACGACGTGGAGACGTTGACCGGGATCATCGCGTTCCGCCCGGAAACCTCGCTACTTTATGTCAATGCCGAGACGATCTTCGAAACGGTATTGGCGGCGCTCCGGACGTCCCCCGACGTCAAGCTGGTGGCCTGCGACCTGTCAGCCTCGCCGTTCATCGACCTCGCGGGGTCGCGCATGCTCCACGATCTTCACCAGGAAACCGCATCGCGCGGAATCACGTTCTGTATCGTCGGCGCGCACGCGCAGTTGCGGGATCTGCTTCAGGCGGATGGTCTTGCCGACAAGACCGATAGCGCAGACTGGATGCGCACGCTCGACAGCGTGTTGGACAACAGGAAGCCGCCGGCAAACACCTAG